The following are from one region of the Cystobacter ferrugineus genome:
- the moaD gene encoding molybdopterin converting factor subunit 1, protein MSSSLTILYFAAARERAGLARESLEVPAGTRVGEVLRLLASRHPGLAPLLPHLRVAVNQEFSTSEDEVPPGAEVALIPPVAGGSGGLFRVVDRPLRLEEVVEAVASEALGGLVTFSGAVRNQTKGRRVVRLEYEAYPPMAEKKLAEIGAEVAERFNGTRLAIVHRVGTLHPGELAVVIAAAAPHRKEAFLGCEHAIERLKQDVPIWKKEFFEDGEVWVGLGP, encoded by the coding sequence GTGTCCAGCTCGCTCACCATTCTTTATTTCGCCGCGGCGCGGGAGCGCGCGGGACTCGCACGTGAGTCGCTGGAGGTGCCCGCTGGCACGCGGGTGGGGGAGGTGTTGCGCCTGCTGGCCTCGCGCCATCCCGGGCTCGCGCCGCTGCTGCCCCACCTGCGGGTGGCGGTGAACCAGGAGTTCTCCACGTCCGAGGACGAGGTGCCTCCGGGCGCCGAGGTGGCGTTGATTCCCCCCGTGGCGGGGGGCTCTGGTGGCCTGTTCCGGGTGGTGGACCGGCCGCTGCGCCTGGAGGAAGTGGTGGAGGCGGTGGCCAGCGAGGCGTTGGGGGGGCTCGTCACCTTCTCGGGGGCGGTGCGCAACCAGACGAAGGGCCGGCGCGTGGTGCGGCTGGAGTACGAGGCCTATCCGCCCATGGCGGAGAAGAAGCTGGCGGAGATTGGCGCCGAGGTGGCCGAGCGGTTCAACGGCACGCGGCTGGCCATCGTGCACCGGGTGGGCACGCTGCACCCGGGTGAGCTGGCGGTGGTGATCGCCGCCGCGGCGCCCCACCGCAAGGAGGCGTTCCTCGGGTGCGAGCACGCGATCGAACGGCTCAAGCAGGACGTGCCCATCTGGAAGAAGGAGTTCTTCGAGGATGGCGAGGTGTGGGTGGGCCTGGGGCCCTGA
- a CDS encoding MXAN_2562 family outer membrane beta-barrel protein has protein sequence MARAVALGVAVLLAALPGQAQEFSDAPTQSPRNGSVELRLGSYRPQIDAEEGVSGSPFSDVFGEEGWLLFELELQRFFYQGIGTAGLSLAAGYAEKYGYALREDGSPSSERQSFHVVPLHLRGVYRFDYPAFQWGIPLIPYVKPGLVFVPWWTNKGGKINDVPATPGGEGTEGTPARKGSGVRFGWEVAVGLSFMLDVLEPRFARDFDSDLGINHSYVFAEYTYSKVNNFGGPGFNLSDSYWMFGLALDY, from the coding sequence ATGGCTCGAGCAGTAGCCCTCGGTGTCGCGGTGCTTCTCGCCGCGCTCCCCGGCCAGGCCCAGGAGTTTTCTGACGCGCCCACCCAGTCGCCCCGTAACGGGTCCGTGGAGTTGCGGCTCGGGAGCTACCGGCCGCAGATCGACGCGGAGGAAGGGGTGAGCGGCTCTCCCTTCTCGGATGTCTTTGGTGAAGAAGGCTGGTTGCTCTTCGAACTGGAGCTTCAACGCTTCTTCTACCAGGGCATCGGCACGGCCGGGCTGAGCCTGGCGGCGGGCTACGCGGAGAAGTACGGCTATGCCCTGCGCGAGGATGGCAGTCCGAGCTCGGAGCGTCAGAGCTTCCACGTGGTGCCTCTGCACCTGCGGGGGGTCTACCGGTTCGACTACCCGGCGTTCCAGTGGGGCATCCCGCTGATTCCCTACGTCAAGCCAGGACTCGTCTTCGTCCCGTGGTGGACCAACAAGGGCGGGAAGATCAATGACGTGCCCGCGACACCGGGGGGTGAGGGGACCGAGGGGACGCCCGCGCGCAAGGGCAGCGGCGTCAGGTTCGGCTGGGAGGTGGCCGTTGGCCTGTCCTTCATGCTCGATGTGCTGGAGCCGCGCTTCGCGCGCGACTTCGACTCGGACCTGGGCATCAATCACAGCTACGTCTTCGCCGAATACACGTACTCGAAAGTGAACAACTTTGGCGGACCGGGTTTCAACTTGTCGGACTCCTACTGGATGTTCGGTCTGGCGCTGGATTACTGA
- a CDS encoding terpene synthase family protein: MAANAAFHVNDKQMAARVPPNLGAVRQELRYARVDALIQPLARKDEAVFDIQVDGTRHRIAWPVDFSEYRVIASTQPVSLDLSRRGHFPELERLRAHLLQGDFDLLTYYTCSTASPLYLQNSQDRMDWFFALDYFVDGPSVPPELREEVVRELSAWLDDRHHVSRLPWVNMSNALLRIVLEDIERVGLDTSRIVREIRGYYEGFLLEFDKRVPLQRYLENRSMTIGMRPELECCFAYLGRPLPAHARDAAERMKHAAADLVALQNDVLSLRKEEEQEQEHLRLKSYFPDGHEYVSFAKGFYEARFAEFLAMRPRDPGPLKALWKMCGQWISGSLLWHLTSRRYDLGQFEVLA, translated from the coding sequence ATGGCAGCGAATGCTGCGTTCCATGTCAATGACAAGCAGATGGCGGCGAGGGTTCCGCCGAACCTGGGGGCCGTCCGCCAGGAGCTCCGGTACGCGCGCGTTGATGCGCTCATCCAGCCACTGGCGAGAAAGGACGAGGCCGTCTTCGACATCCAGGTGGATGGCACGCGGCACCGGATCGCCTGGCCCGTCGACTTCTCCGAGTACCGTGTCATCGCGAGCACCCAGCCCGTGTCCCTGGATTTGAGCAGGCGCGGGCATTTTCCGGAACTGGAGAGGCTCCGCGCGCACTTGCTCCAGGGGGATTTCGATCTGCTCACCTATTACACGTGCAGCACGGCTTCCCCGCTCTACCTGCAGAACAGTCAGGATCGGATGGACTGGTTCTTCGCCCTGGACTACTTCGTCGACGGGCCCTCGGTGCCGCCGGAGCTGCGCGAGGAGGTGGTGCGCGAACTGTCGGCCTGGCTCGATGACCGGCACCACGTCAGCCGGCTGCCGTGGGTGAACATGAGCAACGCCCTGCTGCGCATCGTCCTGGAGGACATCGAGCGCGTGGGGCTCGACACCTCGCGCATCGTGCGGGAGATCCGCGGCTACTACGAGGGCTTCCTGCTGGAGTTCGACAAGCGGGTGCCGCTCCAGCGCTACCTGGAGAACCGGAGCATGACGATTGGCATGCGGCCGGAGCTCGAGTGCTGCTTCGCCTACCTGGGCCGGCCACTGCCCGCGCACGCGCGGGACGCGGCCGAGCGGATGAAGCACGCCGCGGCCGACCTCGTCGCGTTGCAGAACGACGTGCTGTCCCTTCGCAAGGAGGAGGAGCAGGAGCAGGAGCACCTGCGCCTGAAGTCCTACTTCCCCGACGGACACGAGTACGTGTCGTTCGCGAAGGGCTTCTACGAGGCCCGGTTCGCCGAGTTCCTGGCGATGCGTCCACGCGACCCCGGTCCCCTGAAGGCGCTCTGGAAGATGTGCGGCCAGTGGATCTCCGGCAGCCTGCTGTGGCACCTCACCAGCCGGCGCTACGACCTGGGGCAGTTCGAAGTCCTAGCGTGA
- a CDS encoding AAA family ATPase: protein MGFELEVDNYRALRRIRWKADGVCALVGPNGSGKTTLLSVLQFLRHAALGGFGNALNAHGGAVLFRHRQAADDEPVRFAFTTGDVRWESMPSASGLGVVVPVPERLTIGQDVVAEQRAGEVGFHVLKENKTRGEISFLIAVEAALPDEVSAMVPLMSALADARLYSFEAFWQLKKEGSRGGADVWLDSDGRNAFTVLRNWLAGRREHRSRWEWVRSGLRECFPDLFDDLDFAVAGQTVAAQFYGPGGGNPTPMHLAPNGLLMALLLLCAVASADQGIICIDEPENGLHPYAIQRLISLMRERAEAHGLTILLATHSPTLLNEFNDQPDHVFIMEPGHESLPVRLDQHQNPEWLRNFALGDLYMNQTIAPQVQPKT from the coding sequence ATGGGGTTCGAACTCGAGGTCGATAACTACCGCGCCTTGCGCCGGATTCGCTGGAAGGCGGATGGTGTCTGTGCGCTCGTTGGGCCAAATGGTAGCGGCAAGACGACGCTGCTGAGCGTGCTTCAATTTCTGAGGCACGCGGCGTTGGGTGGCTTCGGGAATGCACTCAACGCGCACGGCGGTGCCGTGCTCTTTCGTCACCGGCAAGCCGCCGACGACGAGCCCGTTCGGTTTGCATTCACCACTGGAGACGTTCGGTGGGAGTCCATGCCCTCCGCGAGCGGGCTTGGTGTCGTCGTCCCCGTGCCTGAGCGCCTTACCATCGGACAGGACGTCGTGGCAGAACAGCGCGCCGGTGAGGTTGGCTTTCACGTTCTCAAGGAGAACAAAACTCGTGGCGAAATAAGCTTCCTGATCGCTGTGGAGGCAGCGCTCCCAGATGAAGTGAGCGCGATGGTTCCCCTGATGTCCGCCCTCGCAGATGCGCGTCTCTATAGCTTCGAGGCGTTCTGGCAGTTGAAGAAGGAGGGGTCGCGAGGGGGAGCGGACGTTTGGCTTGACTCGGACGGACGCAATGCCTTCACCGTGCTGCGCAACTGGCTCGCGGGAAGAAGAGAGCATCGGTCTCGGTGGGAGTGGGTGCGAAGTGGCCTGCGGGAGTGCTTTCCCGATCTGTTCGATGACCTCGACTTTGCGGTCGCCGGTCAGACCGTTGCTGCCCAGTTCTATGGCCCTGGAGGTGGCAATCCGACACCGATGCACCTCGCCCCAAATGGTCTCCTCATGGCGCTCCTCTTGCTCTGCGCGGTTGCGTCGGCGGACCAGGGCATCATCTGCATCGACGAACCAGAAAATGGTCTCCACCCCTATGCGATACAGCGGCTCATTTCTCTCATGAGGGAGCGTGCCGAGGCACATGGGTTGACCATTCTGCTCGCCACGCACTCGCCGACGTTGCTGAACGAGTTCAACGACCAGCCGGACCACGTCTTCATCATGGAGCCGGGTCATGAGTCCCTCCCCGTGAGGCTCGACCAGCACCAGAATCCAGAGTGGCTCCGGAACTTCGCGCTCGGAGACCTCTACATGAATCAGACGATTGCACCTCAGGTCCAGCCGAAGACATGA
- a CDS encoding ATP-binding protein produces MPLRRGGDDVQQALGRATLLRALVELEQANPDGCVVLCAVRDEAQDIVDFECIFSNDVDVMKRVCPGLVVGRRLSEAPEAMRGQFALFRQVVETRRAARSELHDTGCCLHGTVLPLLDGVLVRFQDVTARVRDAREREARLEQEQSGRRDAEALARVQAGQLQVAQEKLVRSGNLMAAGQLATGVGHEINNPLAFVTGNLHVALEQLGALACELPPSAAERLRETAQALEDARKGAERIRLIVRELRTLARASDTLSEPVDVGAALELSLSMAMPHIRHRAQVVRHVVPVPRVPGNESKLGQVLLNLLINAAQAIPEGDAARHTITVGTRMEGTRVVIEVRDTGKGMSAEVLARIFEPFFTTKLPGEGTGLGLPISLDIIRSMGGEMKVQSEPGRGSTFQLVLPVLDEATAPEAGSTVVKHQAPPRRRVLIVDDEPAIGTMMVRVLGRHHEVKVVHSGREALELLCGDPGYDRVFCDLMMGDMTGMDLHAALTRRRPEYLPRVTFMTGGAFTDRARAFLAEASVESIEKPFEASALRERVERPLPGERRRDSR; encoded by the coding sequence ATGCCCTTGAGGCGAGGGGGCGACGACGTGCAACAGGCGCTGGGAAGAGCGACGCTGTTGCGCGCCTTGGTGGAGCTGGAGCAGGCCAACCCGGATGGCTGCGTGGTCCTGTGCGCCGTCCGGGATGAGGCCCAGGACATCGTCGACTTCGAGTGCATCTTCTCCAACGACGTCGACGTCATGAAGCGCGTGTGCCCCGGGCTCGTCGTCGGGCGGCGGCTGAGCGAGGCACCCGAGGCGATGCGGGGCCAGTTCGCCCTCTTCCGCCAGGTGGTGGAGACGCGGCGGGCCGCGCGGAGCGAGCTGCATGACACCGGCTGCTGCTTGCACGGCACCGTCCTGCCCTTGCTGGACGGCGTCCTCGTGCGCTTCCAGGACGTCACCGCGCGCGTGCGGGACGCGCGGGAGCGCGAGGCTCGGCTCGAGCAGGAGCAGTCGGGCCGACGGGACGCGGAGGCCCTGGCGCGGGTGCAAGCCGGGCAGTTGCAGGTGGCCCAGGAGAAGCTGGTGCGCTCCGGCAATCTCATGGCGGCGGGCCAGCTCGCGACGGGCGTGGGGCACGAAATCAACAACCCGCTGGCCTTCGTCACCGGCAACCTGCACGTGGCCCTGGAGCAGCTCGGCGCGCTGGCGTGTGAGCTGCCGCCCTCCGCCGCCGAGCGGCTGCGGGAGACGGCCCAGGCCCTGGAAGACGCGCGCAAGGGCGCCGAGCGCATCCGGCTCATCGTGAGGGAGCTGCGAACCCTGGCGCGCGCGAGCGACACCCTCTCGGAGCCGGTGGACGTGGGCGCGGCCCTGGAGCTCAGCCTGTCCATGGCCATGCCCCACATCCGCCATCGGGCCCAGGTGGTGCGCCACGTCGTGCCCGTGCCGCGCGTGCCGGGCAACGAGTCCAAGCTGGGCCAGGTGCTCCTCAACCTGTTGATCAACGCCGCCCAGGCCATTCCCGAGGGAGACGCGGCCCGCCACACCATCACCGTGGGAACCCGGATGGAGGGGACTCGGGTGGTGATCGAGGTGCGCGACACGGGCAAGGGCATGAGCGCGGAGGTGCTGGCGCGCATCTTCGAGCCCTTCTTCACCACCAAGCTCCCCGGCGAGGGCACCGGCCTGGGACTGCCCATCAGCCTGGACATCATCCGGAGCATGGGCGGCGAGATGAAGGTCCAGAGCGAGCCCGGACGCGGGAGCACCTTCCAGCTCGTGCTGCCCGTCCTCGACGAGGCCACGGCCCCGGAGGCGGGCTCCACGGTGGTGAAGCACCAGGCGCCGCCACGCCGGCGCGTGCTCATCGTCGACGACGAGCCCGCCATCGGCACGATGATGGTGCGCGTGCTCGGGCGCCACCACGAGGTGAAGGTGGTGCACAGCGGGCGCGAGGCGCTCGAGTTGTTGTGCGGGGATCCAGGCTATGACCGGGTGTTCTGCGACCTGATGATGGGGGACATGACGGGCATGGACCTGCACGCGGCGCTCACACGGCGGCGGCCCGAGTACCTGCCGCGCGTCACCTTCATGACGGGCGGAGCGTTCACCGACCGGGCGCGGGCCTTCCTGGCGGAGGCCTCGGTGGAGAGCATCGAGAAGCCCTTCGAGGCCAGCGCCCTGCGCGAGCGCGTGGAGCGGCCCCTGCCGGGCGAACGGAGGCGGGACTCACGCTAG
- a CDS encoding PKD domain-containing protein, producing the protein MTLHSCSSRRALTAVLVVAVALAGPGCRRAVKPEAGGDRTVEAGVPVEFGAEGRDAPVVSWDFGDGSPARAGARVAHAFARPGTYAVRALDKDTVLASATLTVVPRPVLRAIPGDAEVAIFFPQLRGNVDPLMGFMSRLVGESQVLQTLDAVPLLALVLRDVTGSEARIVDPEEGLGFFSLPRFEGSVVLLGVVDTQAAVDAVVDEVQSRGARVVRREPQGTVFLRRDNGLPMVIFPDRGYLYVVVPDEPESESEQEEGSPQQVRAEAGDDFVAAVEEVRAHVLGASGAGLSEQPLLSSLRAKVGAGHVHVFARPEGDDASASIQGLWAALTFQDTRADLEGWVVSDKSLFKGGTAPGLELLARAPLGPVAAMTVSLPPETLAMLVFGAPGSERRAQTEQRMARQGLDAAGVQGMLGALRGDMSLLAYLDAPAFYRNLLKGAQRPEPRGSLLFQAGLVRSEPVLEWLTGVLESRGQPFEVLKEGGATRLRTRAFEQPVDVTLTADRLTLRGGESLEARAQGGVGEALRQRFGAQGFEPGHLSAMVDMGRVRSELDSPREVPGVPPQQLPVARALVGTLIDQLPPVESLFLDFAPEQGGGRFRMSTVLRSR; encoded by the coding sequence ATGACGCTCCATTCGTGCTCCTCCAGGCGGGCCCTGACGGCAGTCCTCGTGGTGGCGGTGGCGCTGGCGGGTCCCGGTTGCCGCAGGGCGGTGAAGCCCGAGGCCGGAGGGGATCGCACGGTGGAGGCTGGAGTGCCGGTGGAGTTCGGCGCCGAGGGCCGGGACGCCCCCGTGGTGTCCTGGGACTTCGGTGACGGCTCGCCGGCCCGAGCCGGCGCGCGGGTGGCCCACGCCTTCGCGCGTCCGGGCACCTACGCGGTGCGTGCGCTGGACAAGGACACGGTGCTGGCGAGCGCCACGCTGACGGTGGTGCCGCGGCCCGTGTTGCGCGCCATCCCGGGTGACGCGGAGGTGGCCATCTTCTTTCCCCAGTTGCGAGGCAACGTGGACCCGTTGATGGGCTTCATGTCGCGGCTGGTGGGCGAGTCCCAGGTCCTGCAGACGCTGGACGCGGTTCCCCTGCTGGCGCTGGTGCTGCGCGACGTGACCGGGAGCGAGGCGCGCATCGTGGACCCCGAGGAGGGCCTGGGCTTCTTCTCCCTGCCACGCTTCGAGGGCTCCGTGGTGCTGCTGGGCGTGGTGGACACCCAGGCCGCGGTGGACGCGGTGGTGGACGAGGTGCAGTCGCGGGGCGCCCGGGTGGTCCGGCGCGAGCCCCAGGGCACCGTCTTCCTGCGGCGGGACAATGGCCTGCCGATGGTGATCTTCCCGGACCGGGGCTACCTGTACGTCGTGGTGCCGGACGAGCCGGAGTCGGAGTCCGAGCAGGAGGAGGGCTCGCCGCAGCAGGTGCGGGCGGAGGCGGGTGACGACTTCGTCGCGGCGGTGGAGGAGGTGCGCGCGCACGTCCTGGGCGCGAGTGGAGCGGGGCTCTCCGAGCAGCCGCTGCTCTCGTCGCTGCGCGCGAAGGTGGGCGCGGGCCACGTGCACGTCTTCGCCCGCCCCGAGGGGGATGATGCGTCCGCGAGCATCCAGGGCTTGTGGGCGGCGCTGACGTTCCAGGACACCCGGGCGGATCTGGAGGGCTGGGTGGTGTCGGACAAGTCTCTCTTCAAGGGCGGCACGGCGCCGGGCTTGGAACTGCTGGCCCGGGCGCCCCTGGGGCCCGTCGCCGCGATGACGGTGTCCCTGCCTCCCGAGACGCTGGCGATGCTCGTCTTCGGCGCTCCCGGCTCGGAGCGCCGCGCGCAGACGGAGCAGCGCATGGCGCGCCAGGGGCTCGACGCGGCTGGCGTGCAAGGCATGCTGGGCGCGCTGCGCGGAGACATGTCCTTGCTGGCCTACCTGGATGCGCCGGCCTTCTACCGCAACCTGCTCAAGGGCGCCCAGCGTCCGGAGCCGCGCGGCAGCCTGTTGTTCCAGGCGGGGCTCGTGCGCTCCGAGCCGGTGCTGGAGTGGCTCACCGGAGTGCTCGAGTCGCGCGGGCAGCCCTTCGAGGTGCTCAAGGAAGGGGGCGCCACGCGCCTGCGCACGCGCGCGTTCGAGCAGCCGGTGGACGTCACCCTCACGGCGGACCGGCTGACGCTGCGCGGCGGCGAGTCGCTGGAGGCGCGGGCGCAGGGTGGGGTGGGCGAGGCGTTGCGCCAGCGCTTCGGTGCCCAGGGCTTCGAGCCGGGCCACCTGTCGGCCATGGTGGACATGGGCCGGGTGCGCTCGGAATTGGATTCACCCCGGGAGGTGCCCGGCGTGCCGCCGCAGCAGCTCCCCGTGGCGCGTGCCCTGGTGGGCACGTTGATTGATCAACTGCCGCCCGTCGAGAGCCTCTTCCTCGACTTCGCGCCCGAGCAGGGGGGCGGCCGTTTCCGCATGAGCACCGTCTTGCGCTCGCGCTGA
- a CDS encoding AAA family ATPase: MSIGRPVLHFIAGKVGSGKTTLARGLALELPAAHICEDQWIALLGGEVKTLRDYVRHSSRCRGLMGPHLRDLLRVGTSLVLDFAGNTPRDRAWVRGIFESMGADHVLHVMDVPEALCLERLRRRNAERPEGLFWFEVSEALHHEAARYYVPPTEAEGFRVVRHGAASLGDG; encoded by the coding sequence ATGAGCATCGGGCGTCCCGTGCTGCACTTCATCGCGGGAAAGGTGGGCTCGGGCAAGACGACGCTCGCGCGCGGGCTCGCGCTCGAGCTGCCCGCGGCGCACATCTGCGAGGACCAGTGGATCGCCCTGTTGGGTGGCGAGGTGAAGACGCTGCGCGACTACGTGCGTCATTCCTCGCGCTGCCGCGGATTGATGGGGCCGCACCTGCGCGACCTGCTGCGCGTGGGCACCTCCCTGGTGCTCGACTTCGCCGGGAACACGCCGCGCGACCGCGCCTGGGTGCGCGGCATCTTCGAGTCCATGGGGGCCGACCACGTGCTCCACGTGATGGATGTGCCGGAGGCGCTGTGCCTCGAACGGCTGCGCCGGCGCAATGCCGAGCGTCCCGAGGGTCTGTTCTGGTTCGAGGTGAGCGAGGCGCTCCACCACGAGGCGGCGAGGTACTACGTGCCGCCCACCGAGGCGGAGGGCTTCCGCGTCGTCCGTCACGGCGCGGCCTCCCTCGGCGACGGATAG
- a CDS encoding aspartate-semialdehyde dehydrogenase, with translation MNENLRIAVVGATGVVGREVVSTLFDREVSAEQLTLLASERSAGEELDYGEETLEVEKVSAESFRGMGLVLLATPAEASRSLAHQAQAAGAWVVDVSSAFRADGAVPLVLPGFNSELLETNFKGRVVALPSAVTTALACILEPLRQAFGVAQVQVTAMMGVSSAGNAGVRELEQQTAALLSGRDPESHTFPQRVGFNLVPQVRPFLANSPWTEEEAGWTLECARLFAPRGEVPVVAGTAVQVPTFHGHGLSLQVRLKKPAPVEQARAALKGAPALKVLDSPGEKVYPMPSLVTADPTVHVGRLRSFPQAPEWLTLFATVDNAGRGAALNLVEAGLRLAARPS, from the coding sequence ATGAACGAGAACCTGCGAATCGCCGTGGTGGGCGCCACGGGCGTGGTGGGCCGGGAGGTGGTCTCCACGCTCTTCGACCGGGAGGTGTCCGCCGAGCAGCTCACCCTGCTGGCCTCGGAGCGCTCCGCGGGCGAGGAGCTGGACTACGGCGAGGAGACGCTGGAGGTGGAGAAGGTCTCGGCCGAGTCCTTCCGGGGCATGGGGCTGGTGCTCCTGGCCACGCCGGCGGAGGCCTCGCGCTCACTCGCGCACCAGGCGCAGGCGGCGGGGGCGTGGGTGGTGGACGTGAGCTCCGCCTTCCGGGCCGATGGCGCCGTGCCGCTGGTGCTCCCCGGCTTCAACTCCGAGCTGTTGGAGACGAACTTCAAGGGCCGCGTGGTGGCGCTGCCCTCGGCGGTGACGACCGCGCTGGCGTGCATCCTCGAGCCGCTGCGCCAGGCGTTCGGCGTGGCCCAGGTGCAGGTGACGGCGATGATGGGGGTGTCCTCGGCGGGCAACGCGGGCGTGCGCGAGCTGGAGCAGCAGACGGCGGCGCTCTTGTCCGGGCGCGACCCCGAGTCCCACACCTTCCCCCAGCGCGTGGGCTTCAACCTGGTGCCCCAGGTGCGCCCCTTCCTGGCCAACTCGCCGTGGACGGAGGAGGAGGCGGGCTGGACGCTGGAGTGCGCGCGCCTCTTCGCGCCCCGGGGCGAGGTGCCCGTGGTGGCCGGCACCGCCGTGCAGGTGCCCACCTTCCACGGCCATGGCCTCAGCCTCCAGGTGCGCCTGAAGAAGCCCGCGCCGGTGGAGCAGGCCCGCGCCGCGCTCAAGGGCGCTCCCGCCCTCAAGGTGCTCGACTCCCCAGGGGAGAAGGTCTACCCCATGCCCAGCCTCGTCACCGCGGACCCCACCGTCCATGTGGGCCGCCTGCGCTCCTTCCCCCAGGCCCCCGAGTGGCTCACCCTCTTCGCCACCGTGGACAACGCCGGCCGGGGCGCCGCCCTCAACCTCGTGGAGGCGGGTTTGCGGCTCGCCGCGCGTCCCTCCTGA
- a CDS encoding MXAN_2561 family MXYO-CTERM-anchored protein, with translation MRTFLLTTALLLSSAASAQVKFTFGTANRETLRFGKADCQNPVTVTWTRTIQACDRLTLWISTTGACQASVDTSKGDVPLDEVSQTTFLNSTTGTFNLDRALLPYGTGGCGGVAEEKTFTLCGATKQGDWTNICNTAVSATSAKIIYDGKPPATPSVSASSGFDRAASVTVNAPSDAISGMVRVFLGADEVRGVEWSVGKGAILVEGLENDVTYEVDAFVVDEAGNQSEPSARVQVTPTKTYGFMDHYGRSGGQEMGGCGAAGGGVAGGAVLAVLGFWLFSRRNRSWLEQ, from the coding sequence ATGCGTACCTTCCTCCTCACGACCGCGTTGCTTCTGTCCTCCGCGGCTTCGGCTCAGGTGAAATTCACGTTCGGCACCGCCAACCGAGAGACGCTGCGCTTTGGCAAGGCCGACTGCCAGAATCCCGTGACCGTCACCTGGACGCGGACCATCCAGGCCTGCGACAGGCTCACCCTCTGGATTTCGACGACGGGCGCCTGTCAGGCCTCGGTCGACACCTCGAAGGGGGATGTCCCGCTGGACGAGGTCTCCCAGACGACCTTCCTGAACTCGACCACGGGCACCTTCAACCTCGATCGCGCGCTTCTGCCCTACGGTACGGGGGGCTGTGGCGGCGTCGCGGAGGAGAAGACATTCACGTTGTGCGGTGCCACCAAGCAGGGCGATTGGACCAACATCTGCAACACGGCGGTGAGTGCCACGTCGGCCAAGATCATCTACGACGGCAAGCCGCCCGCCACGCCTTCGGTCTCCGCATCGAGCGGTTTTGACCGGGCCGCGAGCGTCACCGTGAACGCCCCGAGTGATGCCATCAGTGGGATGGTGAGGGTGTTCCTCGGCGCGGACGAGGTCCGGGGGGTGGAATGGTCGGTGGGCAAGGGGGCCATCCTGGTGGAGGGACTGGAGAATGACGTCACCTACGAGGTCGATGCCTTCGTCGTCGACGAAGCGGGGAACCAGAGCGAGCCGAGTGCGCGCGTGCAGGTCACCCCCACCAAGACGTATGGCTTCATGGATCACTACGGCAGGTCGGGTGGGCAGGAGATGGGTGGCTGTGGGGCGGCGGGCGGTGGGGTCGCGGGCGGCGCGGTGCTGGCCGTCCTGGGTTTCTGGTTGTTCTCAAGGAGAAATCGTTCATGGCTCGAGCAGTAG